The following are from one region of the Sandaracinus amylolyticus genome:
- a CDS encoding PDZ domain-containing protein, whose protein sequence is MRALGLAIVALFVLACSRPIEAELLHVGSVSPDRVQPGHRLVLRGSGFPAGRDARVTFRGVLHRPGHPARAVDLALDGEAISSDRVELPMPASSLRRLGGRGTFRGAIRVAFGAGALDRGTVIGTLEDAVIDLVPREVGDDADASVLARLGLELAPREDDAIGLVVARVARGSRADDAGLAEGDRLLSIDGLNLLAPEELVPAPGLGAMDLRVAREGEAAPFPVRVSLEGWEERVPREAIRWSQLAALIALFAMVLLGPGATWIDRLAPTSRRMPWVSVAIATGIALGLRAAFDALPSLGLDAALLAIVAGRGASLVLGASGPRERIVAAMRAMCGAIAIVVALGVATLAIGTTDPAAIEAAQGPWPWDWLALRSPTGPLAIVLVALAAACGPVLEGDRDRRRVLDDVFLAALAACAMIALAGGEAAHSAIGDVRPGLAWIGSVGYAATATLAASMLRRARDRGARLSWIGLAIATLVIAAIAIIGALGWMEMEVPREIERAIAEVLVVGAVVIALRLATARPAEPARPANALL, encoded by the coding sequence ATGCGCGCTCTCGGCCTCGCGATCGTCGCGCTCTTCGTGCTCGCGTGCTCGCGACCGATCGAGGCCGAGCTGCTCCACGTGGGCAGCGTGTCGCCCGATCGTGTGCAGCCGGGGCATCGGCTCGTGCTGCGCGGCAGCGGGTTCCCCGCGGGACGCGATGCGCGCGTGACGTTCCGCGGCGTGCTGCATCGACCGGGACATCCGGCGCGCGCGGTCGACCTCGCGCTCGACGGCGAGGCGATCTCGAGCGATCGCGTCGAGCTGCCGATGCCCGCGTCGTCGCTGCGGCGCCTCGGAGGGCGCGGCACGTTCCGCGGTGCGATCCGCGTCGCGTTCGGTGCGGGCGCGCTCGATCGCGGGACCGTGATCGGCACGCTCGAGGACGCGGTGATCGATCTCGTTCCGCGCGAGGTCGGCGACGACGCGGATGCGAGCGTGCTCGCGCGCCTCGGGCTCGAGCTCGCACCGCGCGAGGACGATGCGATCGGGCTCGTCGTCGCGCGGGTGGCGCGAGGGAGCCGCGCCGACGACGCCGGTCTCGCCGAGGGTGATCGCTTGCTCTCGATCGACGGCCTGAACCTGCTCGCGCCGGAAGAGCTCGTGCCGGCGCCCGGTCTCGGCGCGATGGATCTGCGGGTCGCGCGCGAGGGCGAGGCCGCGCCGTTCCCGGTGCGTGTGTCGCTCGAAGGATGGGAAGAGCGCGTGCCGCGCGAGGCGATCCGGTGGTCGCAGCTCGCCGCGCTGATCGCGCTCTTCGCGATGGTGCTGCTCGGTCCCGGCGCGACGTGGATCGATCGTCTCGCACCGACGTCGCGGCGCATGCCGTGGGTGAGCGTCGCAATCGCGACCGGCATCGCGCTCGGTCTGCGCGCGGCGTTCGATGCGCTGCCTTCGCTCGGGCTCGATGCGGCGCTGCTCGCGATCGTCGCCGGGCGCGGCGCGTCGCTGGTGCTCGGCGCGTCGGGGCCGCGTGAGCGGATCGTCGCCGCGATGCGCGCGATGTGCGGCGCGATCGCGATCGTCGTCGCGCTCGGCGTCGCGACGCTCGCGATCGGCACCACCGATCCTGCCGCGATCGAAGCGGCGCAGGGCCCGTGGCCGTGGGACTGGCTCGCGCTCCGGAGCCCGACGGGCCCGCTCGCGATCGTGCTCGTCGCGCTGGCGGCGGCGTGTGGTCCGGTGCTCGAGGGAGATCGCGATCGCCGTCGTGTGCTCGACGACGTGTTCCTCGCCGCGCTCGCGGCGTGCGCGATGATCGCGCTCGCGGGTGGCGAAGCTGCGCATAGCGCGATCGGCGACGTGCGCCCGGGACTGGCATGGATCGGGAGCGTCGGATACGCGGCGACTGCCACGCTCGCAGCATCGATGTTGCGCAGAGCGCGAGATCGCGGAGCGCGCCTGTCGTGGATCGGTCTCGCGATTGCCACGCTCGTGATCGCGGCAATTGCGATCATCGGCGCGCTGGGATGGATGGAGATGGAAGTCCCGCGCGAGATCGAGCGCGCGATCGCAGAAGTGCTCGTGGTGGGAGCGGTGGTGATCGCGCTGAGGCTCGCGACCGCGCGCCCGGCGGAGCCGGCGAGGCCGGCGAACGCGCTGTTGTGA